In Lepus europaeus isolate LE1 chromosome 9, mLepTim1.pri, whole genome shotgun sequence, the following are encoded in one genomic region:
- the TSHZ1 gene encoding teashirt homolog 1, which translates to MPRRKQQAPRRSAAYVPEEELKAAQIDAECEEHEGPPLDIPESDFACSEDTEIKEAQSYQNSPVSTATNQDAACGSPFSENSDPPAQFQGPATREEKEEPQGPDSVSYPQDSLAQIKAVYANLFSESCWSSLALDLKKSGSASSNTDVSRKESSTPTPTPPTSTAGTAGTPGTPGTPSTSGSTSTSHSSTTSNSSGSGYDWHQAALAKTLQQTSSYGLLPEPSLFSTVQLYRQNNKLYGSVFTGASKFRCKDCSAAYDTLVELTVHMNETGHYRDDNRDKDSEKTKRWSKPRKRSLMEMEGKEDAQKVLKCMYCGHSFESLQDLSVHMIKTKHYQKVPLKEPVPAITKLVPSTKKRALQDLASPCSPEPAGVAAEAAPSESAKDQKTANPYVTPNNRYGYQNGASYTWQFEARKAQILKCMECGSSHDTLQQLTAHMMVTGHFLKVTTSASKKGKQLVLDPVVEEKIQSIPLPPTTHTRLPASGIKKQPDSPAGAVAAEDKKEPEKEKAPAAGDTEKEIKEEGGDASERFEPTALYQYLREEDLDDSPKGGVDILKSLENTVSTAISKAQNGAPSWGGYPSIHAAYQLPGAVKPLQTAVQSVQVQPSYASGVKSLTSAEHNALLHSPGSLTPPPHKSNVSAMEELVEKVTGKVSVKKEERPPEKDKGSPTKAASPVAKENKDFPKTEETSGKQPKKGPDGETGRTKKEGPTDAHTPNGTEPHKAKVTNGCGSLGIITDHSPEPSFINPLSALQSIMNTHLGKVSKPVSPSLDPLAMLYKISNSMLDKPVYPTTPVKQADAIDRYYYENSDQPIDLTKSKSKPLVSGVADPVASPLRESALMDISDMVKNLTGRLTPKSSTPSTVSEKSDADGSSFEEALDELSPVHKRKGRQSNWNPQHLLILQAQFASSLRETAEGKYIMSDLGPQERVHISKFTGLSMTTISHWLANVKYQLRRTGGTKFLKNLDTGHPVFFCNDCASQFRTASTYISHLETHLGFSLKDLSKLPLSQVQEQQNVSKVLASKALGPLGAAEEDSGSTFQCKLCNRTFASKHAVKLHLSKTHGKSPEDHLIYVTELEKQ; encoded by the coding sequence CTTACGTTCCCGAGGAGGAGCTGAAGGCAGCCCAGATAGACGCGGAGTGCGAGGAGCATGAGGGGCCGCCCCTGGACATTCCCGAGAGCGACTTCGCCTGCAGCGAGGACACGGAGATCAAGGAGGCCCAGAGCTATCAGAACTCGCCCGTCAGCACCGCCACCAACCAGGACGCCGCCTGCGGGTCGCCCTTCAGCGAGAACAGCGACCCGCCGGCCCAGTTCCAGGGCCCGGCCaccagggaggagaaggaggagccgCAGGGTCCCGACAGCGTCTCCTATCCCCAGGACAGCTTGGCACAGATCAAAGCCGTGTATGCAAACTTGTTCTCCGAGTCCTGCTGGTCCAGCCTCGCTCTGGACTTAAAGAAGTCGGGTTCGGCCTCCAGCAACACCGATGTCAGCCGGAAGgagagctccacccccacccccacgccccccACCAGTACCGCAGGCACTGCCGGCACGCCCGGCACCCCCGGCACCCCCAGCACCAGcggcagcaccagcaccagccacagcagcaccACCAGTAACAGCAGCGGCTCCGGGTACGACTGGCACCaggcggcgctggccaagacgcTGCAGCAGACGTCGTCCTATGGGCTGCTGCCCGAGCCCAGCCTGTTCAGCACCGTGCAGCTCTACCGGCAGAACAACAAGCTGTACGGCTCCGTGTTCACCGGCGCCAGCAAGTTCCGCTGCAAGGACTGCAGCGCGGCCTACGACACGCTGGTGGAGCTGACGGTGCACATGAACGAGACGGGCCACTACCGGGACGACAACAGGGACAAGGACTCGGAGAAGACCAAGCGGTGGTCCAAGCCCCGGAAGCGCTCCCTCATGGAGATGGAGGGGAAGGAAGACGCCCAGAAGGTGCTGAAGTGCATGTACTGCGGGCACTCCTTCGAGTCGCTGCAGGACCTCAGCGTCCACATGATCAAGACAAAGCATTACCAGAAAGTGCCTCTGAAGGAACCAGTGCCGGCCATCACCAAGCTGGTCCCTTCCACCAAGAAGCGAGCACTTCAGGACCTGGCGTCCCCCTGCTCCCCGGAGCCAGCGGGCGTGGCCGCGGAGGCCGCGCCGAGCGAGTCGGCCAAGGACCAGAAGACGGCCAACCCCTACGTCACGCCCAACAACCGCTACGGCTACCAGAACGGTGCTAGCTACACGTGGCAGTTCGAGGCCCGCAAAGCGCAGATCCTCAAGTGCATGGAGTGCGGCAGCTCCCACGACACCTTGCAGCAGCTCACCGCCCACATGATGGTCACCGGCCACTTCCTGAAGGTGACCACGTCTGCCTCCAAGAAAGGGAAGCAATTGGTGCTGGACCCCGTGGTGGAGGAGAAGATCCAGTCCATACCCCTGCCCCCCACGACCCACACCCGGCTGCCGGCCTCTGGCATCAAAAAGCAGCCGGACTCGCCTGCAGGTGCCGTGGCCGCCGAGGACAAGAAGGAGCCAGAGAAGGAGAAGGCACCGGCGGCTGGGGACACGGAGAAGGAGATCAAGGAGGAGGGCGGGGACGCCTCTGAGAGGTTCGAGCCCACTGCACTCTATCAGTACCTCCGCGAGGAGGACCTGGACGACAGCCCCAAGGGTGGCGTGGACATCCTCAAGTCCCTGGAAAACACGGTCTCCACGGCCATCAGCAAAGCCCAGAACGGCGCGCCCTCTTGGGGCGGCTACCCCAGCATCCACGCTGCCTACCAGCTGCCGGGCGCCGTGAAGCCGCTGCAGACGGCCGTGCAGAGCGTCCAGGTGCAGCCGTCCTACGCCAGCGGCGTCAAGTCGCTGACCTCTGCCGAGCACAACGCCCTCCTGCACTCCCCGGGCAGCCTCACGCCGCCGCCGCACAAGAGCAACGTGTCTGCCATGGAGGAGCTGGTGGAGAAGGTCACGGGCAAGGTCAGTGTCAAGAAGGAAGAGAGGCCACCCGAGAAGGACAAGGGCTCCCCCACCAAGGCCGCGTCCCCTGTGGCAAAGGAGAACAAGGATTTCCCCAAAACTGAGGAGACCAGCGGCAAGCAGCCCAAGAAGGGCCCCGACGGCGAGACTGGCAGGACCAAAAAGGAGGGTCCCACGGACGCACACACCCCAAATGGCACGGAGCCTCACAAAGCCAAGGTCACCAACGGCTGCGGCAGCCTAGGCATCATCACAGACCACTCACCGGAGCCCTCCTTCATCAACCCCCTGAGCGCGTTGCAGTCCATCATGAACACCCACCTGGGCAAGGTGTCCAAGCCCGTGAGCCCCTCGCTGGACCCCCTGGCCATGCTCTACAAGATCAGCAACAGCATGCTGGACAAGCCTGTCTACCCCACCACGCCGGTGAAGCAGGCCGACGCCATCGACCGCTACTACTACGAGAACAGCGACCAGCCCATCGACTTGACCAAGTCCAAGAGCAAGCCTCTGGTGTCCGGCGTGGCTGACCCGGTGGCCTCGCCGCTGCGGGAGAGCGCCCTCATGGACATCTCCGACATGGTGAAGAACCTCACGGGCCGCCTGACACCCAAGTCCTCAACGCCCTCCACGGTGTCGGAGAAGTCGGACGCCGACGGCAGCAGCTTCGAGGAGGCCCTGGACGAGCTGTCGCCCGTCCACAAGCGGAAGGGGCGCCAGTCCAACTGGAACCCACAGCACCTGCTGATCCTGCAGGCCCAGTTTGCCTCGAGCCTGCGGGAGACCGCGGAGGGCAAGTACATCATGTCGGACCTGGGCCCCCAGGAGCGAGTGCACATCTCCAAGTTCACTGGCCTCTCGATGACCACCATCAGCCACTGGCTGGCCAACGTCAAGTACCAGCTGAGGAGGACAGGGGGGACGAAATTCCTCAAGAACCTGGACACAGggcatcctgttttcttttgcaaCGATTGTGCCTCTCAATTCAGAACTGCCTCCACATACATCAGTCATCTGGAGACGCACCTGGGCTTCAGCCTGAAGGACCTCTCCAAGCTGCCCCTTAGTCAGGTTCAGGAACAACAGAACGTCTCCAAGGTCCTTGCCAGCAAGGCTCTGGGCCCGCTGGGGGCCGCCGAGGAAGACTCGGGCTCCACATTCCAGTGTAAGCTCTGCAACCGGACCTTTGCGAGCAAGCACGCGGTCAAACTGCACCTTAGCAAGACGCACGGCAAGTCGCCCGAGGACCACCTGATCTACGTGACCGAGCTGGAGAAGCAATAG